The Candidatus Desulfovibrio trichonymphae region TATTGTAATTCTTCTGACCGCAGCCTTGCGCTTGCCCGGACACAACATGACGCGCAGCAGGAAAACTTTTTTGCAGATCGTGTATCAGCGCTGCTGCTGGTTCCTCCTCTGTCGCGGTCACGAGCACGGGCAACAGACAGGGGTAGTCCTGCCCAAGCAGGCTTTTCAAAGCGTCGGCCATGCGCGGATGCGCGCCCGCGACGGGAATGACAAGACCGACGCCCGGCCACCTGTCTTCCGGAACAGCCGAGTCGGCCGCGCGGTCCACCGCCTCTTGCACAGCCAGCCCGCGCCCTGCGCGGGCAAGAAGCAGAAGAAAAACAACCTGCGCAACAGCCGGCAACAGCCATAACAGAATCATACCCCCTCCCAATGACATGGGCCTGTTTGCGCGCGTGCCGTTATTCCGGCACAGGCGCACAGTCTTCCGGCACGAGCGCGACATTCTGTTCACGCCTGCCTTCCAGTTCTATTTTGGTACCATTTTTCAGTGTGATGATTCCTTCTGCCTTGTCCGGCGCGACAAGACGCCCCTTGAAGCTGTGTCCGGACGAGTGCGCGGCTTCAATATCATTGTCATGCACCGTGCCGACAATATGGTACACGTCCATCTTGCCGCTGCTCAAACGCAACAGCACAACGCCCCGCACGGCGCCTTGTGTGGAAAAACACAGACCAACTCTGTACGTGGAGGTAAAAAGCGCGCCCGTCCAGAGTTCCGTCACTTCATACGCCGCATCCGCCGCCGGCGCAGCGCCCGGCGCGAAGCAAAAAAATGTCGTGATCATGAACCGGGCCGCAATTAAACTCGTCCGACTAACCTTGTCCATACGCTTCCCACAACCGGACAAAAATCCGCTGATGCGCCTCAACCATGGCTGTAAAGGAAAAATTCCGCACCACAAGTTCTCTGCCCGCACGGCCCATCACGTCACACAGCGACGGGTCGGCGAGCAGACGCACACAATTGCGAGCCAACGACGCCGCGTCGCCGGCAGGCGAGAGCAGACCGTTCACATTCTCCTGAACCAGCGCGGGGATGCCGCCCACCGCCGTCGCGCAGACAGACAGGCCGCATGACATTGCCTCCAGAATCACGTTGGGCTGACCTTCCCGCACAGAAGAGAGTGCAAACACGCGGGCCGCCGCATAATGCCCGCGCATATCCGCACTGCCAGGGAAAAAATCAACCCGTGCGCCTGCCGCATGGCGTTCAGCCCAAGCGCGGAGCGTTGCGGCTTCCCCGCCGTCCCCCACAATGCGCAGACGCGCCTTGGGCTGTGTCTGCAAAAGCTGCGCAAAAGCCCGCAACAATGTCAGATGATCTTTGTCGCGCACCAGACGCGCCACACACAAAATTACAGGCTCACGCCCGGAAGGAGGAACAGCGCCCGGAACAAAATGGTCAACGTCCACTCCGTTCGCGACACAGCTGACATGCCGCACAGGAACGCCAATGCCTTGAAGTTTTTGATATACTGCTGCTGAATTACAAATTAAATGATGCGTCAGCCGCCAGAGCAGCCGCTCGTACTGGCGCGCCGGACTGCCGCCTCCCCGACATGTGCCGACAACAACCGGCACACGCAAAAGGCGCCCCCAGATCCTTCCCCATATATTGGGCAGGGCTGTACAGGGAACCAGAATATCCGGCTTGCGCTCTTGCAACGCCCTGCAAAGACGCAGAAAAAACAACGGTGCGGGCTTCCGGCTCCTGCCGAGATGATGCACGACAATGTCGACCTCACGGGCAGCCTCGTCCATATCTGTCGGGCCGGTGAGCGTCAGCATTGCCGGGGTGAAATTCTTCCTGTCCAGCCGGCAGGCCAGTTCCAGGGTCTGGCGTTGCGTGCCCCCGTAGCAAAGGTCTTCCATAAAAAAAAGAATGTTCAGCTTTGTTGACGCATCTGTATTTTTAACCATACCCAAGCCGCCGCCGGCAATCGCAACTATATGATTTTTATAATGATTATAAATTGTTATTATACTGCATGACGGATCATGATATACTTCAGCGCAGGCCGACAAGCCATGCCGCAAACGAGGCTTGGCCCGGCGCGCGCGGGGCCTGCCACCCGGAATCGCGTCCGCTGTCGGCAAAACGCAGACGTTCACTGGCAAGGCGCGTTCCTGCCGTCCATATGTGCCCGCTGGCAGCGTCAGCACTGTTTTGACCATCGCCGACAAGTTCAACCATAAGCTGAAAAGGAATGTCGGCATTGGGACGCATTGCCATCAGCGCGCGCGCAAAAGCAAGGCCGCTGTCGAAGCGCAGGTCGTGCAGCAGATACGCCCGCCCGCCGGGCGTTTGCGCATCCTGCGGGCGCAACGGGACAATAACGGGCAATATGGCAAAGTCAAAAAAAGCGCCGCAGACTGTTGAAACGCTGGCGAGCCTACGCACCATATCCTCCGGTGCCGCTTTGTGCGCGATCTCCGGGCCGCGCGGCCGACCGAAAACGTCAAGGCTCTGTTCGAACACCAGCCTTCCCCGTGGTGTTTTCTCGACAAAAAGCACCCGCCAAAACAGAGGGGCAAGGGCGTCCGGCAGCACGGTTATCTGCTCTGCCATGCGCCCCTCTGCGACGAGACGCTCCTGTGTTGTTGCCGTGTGCAGCGCGTTCAAGCCTGTGCCGAGCGCCGGATAAACCAGCAGCCAGCCAAGTACAAACAAAATCCGTCCGCGCAGCAAACGCCAGCGTAGCGCAGCCCATACCAGAGGCAGAGTGAGCAGCGGATCAATAATAAAAACGCTGTTCAACCGTACGCGATCGCAGGAAAAGGGCAAAAAAATCATGGTGCCGTAGGTGGTCACCACATCAAGCCATACATGCAGCGCCGCCATGGCGCTCATAAAAAGCCACACATGGACAAAACGCCAGTGGCCGGAAGCTTGCCCGCTCCAGAGCGGCCGGGCGAGGCAGGCGAGCATAAGGCC contains the following coding sequences:
- a CDS encoding glycosyltransferase, whose protein sequence is MVKNTDASTKLNILFFMEDLCYGGTQRQTLELACRLDRKNFTPAMLTLTGPTDMDEAAREVDIVVHHLGRSRKPAPLFFLRLCRALQERKPDILVPCTALPNIWGRIWGRLLRVPVVVGTCRGGGSPARQYERLLWRLTHHLICNSAAVYQKLQGIGVPVRHVSCVANGVDVDHFVPGAVPPSGREPVILCVARLVRDKDHLTLLRAFAQLLQTQPKARLRIVGDGGEAATLRAWAERHAAGARVDFFPGSADMRGHYAAARVFALSSVREGQPNVILEAMSCGLSVCATAVGGIPALVQENVNGLLSPAGDAASLARNCVRLLADPSLCDVMGRAGRELVVRNFSFTAMVEAHQRIFVRLWEAYGQG
- a CDS encoding metal-dependent hydrolase, with translation MDPLTHAASGAVAMLALPQRPATRMALPLAALAAAAPDVDVFLASGPLQFLLLHRGITHSLAALPLLGLMLACLARPLWSGQASGHWRFVHVWLFMSAMAALHVWLDVVTTYGTMIFLPFSCDRVRLNSVFIIDPLLTLPLVWAALRWRLLRGRILFVLGWLLVYPALGTGLNALHTATTQERLVAEGRMAEQITVLPDALAPLFWRVLFVEKTPRGRLVFEQSLDVFGRPRGPEIAHKAAPEDMVRRLASVSTVCGAFFDFAILPVIVPLRPQDAQTPGGRAYLLHDLRFDSGLAFARALMAMRPNADIPFQLMVELVGDGQNSADAASGHIWTAGTRLASERLRFADSGRDSGWQAPRAPGQASFAAWLVGLR